The Candidatus Dormiibacterota bacterium region GGGCAGAAGCCGCCGGGTGTTGTAGGCGATCCACGGCAGGATCAAAAGGAGAGGCCACCACTCGAAGGCGACCTGCTCGAGATAGGCAAGACCGGCCGGGATCCCCGCGGCGGCCGTGATCCCTTTGACCACGGCCGAGCGTGGCACCGGCAGCCCGTAATAAAGGTAGCGGGCGCCGGCGACCAGCGCGGACGCCGCGAGACCGCTCGCGAGGAGGGCGCGCCCGGCGCGGCCGAGTCGCCGCCAGAACGGCAGCGCTCCGACCAAGAGCACGATCCCTTCAGGGCGAAGCGTCGCGGCGAGCGCCGCGAAGGCGCCGGCCGCCCGCGGCCTCTTTCCCAGGACCGCGCCCCCCATCCCCCACAGGGCGAGGGTGAATGCCGCCGTCTCCAGGCCGGTGGCGGCATAGAGGGCGGGCGTCGGCAGCGAGGCCCACAGAAGCGCCGCGGTCGCGGCCCCCCGGGCGCCGGCGAGCATGCGGCCGCACGACGCGGCGGCGAGGATCGCAGCGGCCGCCAAGACCAGCGACAGCAGGCGTCCCGCCCGCGCGGTGTCCGCGCCCGTGACGGTGCGCGCCAGGGCGAGCGCCGCGACCCAGGACCCTCCGCTCACACCTTCGACGCGCTCGCCCGGGTTGAACACCGCCCCGTGGCCGTCCGCCAGGTTCGTCGCGTAGCGGAACTGGATGTAGGCGTCGTCGACCAGCCCGTTCGAGGCGATCCCGAGCGCCAGCCCCCCCGCGACGGCGAGGGAGACGGACAGGCGTGGACGCGACAGAAGCAGGAGGCAGCCGGCGAACAGAAGCAGGACCGCCGCGCCCCACCAGACCCATGGCGTCCCGAGACCGTCGAGAAGCGTGGCCGCCGGAGCCATGTGGCGCTCCCAGCCCGCGGGCAGCAGAACGGTCTGCATCGCGCGATGCTAGCACGCGCCCGCGGAGCCGATTACGAATCCGGTACTCGGTTGCTGACCGATCCCCCCGACCCTATCTTTCATCCGGTTGGAGGGAAGGGAGTGCGCCGTCGCCTCACGTATCTCCTGACAGGCTTCGTGACGGCCTCCTGTTGCCTGATCGCCGTGGCCTGGCTCTCCTCGTCCGAGCGCGCCGCCCGCGAGCAGGACCTCACGAACGAGACCCAGGTCGTCGCCTACCAGTTCTCAACACGGCTCAGGAGCACGCTCGAGAAGCACGTCGTCGCCCTGCAGCAGATGGCGAATTTCTTCGAGAACAGCGACGAGGTCACCGACACCGAGTTCCACGCTTTCGCCGCGCAGACGCTGAAGCAGATCCCCGTCTGCCTCCGCATCTCCCGCCTCGACCCCTCGCACCGCATCCGCTCCATCTATCCTCCGGGTCCGAACGAGGCGCTGGTCGGGACCGACACGCGCATCAGTCCCGTCGGCTACGAGGCGGTCGTCCAGGCGATGGAGTCGAGGCAGCCGGTCTTCTCACCGCCCATGCCGCTGCTCGACGGCGCCCGAGGGTTCATCCTGGCGGTTCCGATCTACCGCAACGGTCGCTTCGAGGGGGAGGTCGTCGGCACGTTCCGGGGGGCCGACTTCCTCTCAAACCTCAACCTGCCGGCTGTCACCGACCGCTACGACGAGACCGTGCTGGGCTCGGGGAAGTCCCTCCTCCCCGGCCCCTCGCAGACACCCGGGCCGCCGCACGACCGGCCGACGATCGTGACCGCCTTCAACCTCGCGGGGGTCCAGTGGGCGGTGCAGGTCACGCCGCGCGAAGCGGTGGTGATCGATCGGCTCCGCTCGGGCCGGGCGGGGTTCTGGACGATCGGCATCCTCCTGGCGCTGCTTGCCGGGGCGGGGGGCGGCGCTGCGGTCCACTACGCCTCGAGACTGGCGCTGCGCGTCAGGACTCAGGACGAGGCGCTGCGCCAGGCCCGGCAGCGCCTCGACGGGGCGAAGCAGCAGCTCATCCAGGCGGAGAAGCTGTCAGCACTCGGCGAATTGGTGGCCGGAGTCGCGCACGAGCTCAACAACCCGCTGGCCGCCGTCATGGGGTACGTGCAGCTCCTCCTGACGCGCGAGCTCCCGACCGACGTGACGAGACGCCTCGAGACCGTCTCCACGGAGGCCGAGAGGATGGCCCGGATCGTGAAGAACCTCCTGACGTTCGCGCGCAAGCACCCGCCCGAGAAGCGCCACCTCGGTCTGAACGGCATCATCGAGAAAACGCTCGAGCTCAAGGCGTATCACTTCCGCGTCAACCACATCGAGGTCGAGACCGCCCTCGCCCCGGCCCTGCCGATGACCATGCTCGATTTCCACCAGGTCCAGCAAGTGCTGATCAACCTCCTCAACAACTCCGAGCAGGCGATGAGCGAGCGGGGGAAGGACGGCCGGATCAGGATCCAGACGCGGGCCGCGGAGGGGCGCATCGAGGCGCGCATCACGGACACGGGTCCCGGGA contains the following coding sequences:
- a CDS encoding ATP-binding protein → MRRRLTYLLTGFVTASCCLIAVAWLSSSERAAREQDLTNETQVVAYQFSTRLRSTLEKHVVALQQMANFFENSDEVTDTEFHAFAAQTLKQIPVCLRISRLDPSHRIRSIYPPGPNEALVGTDTRISPVGYEAVVQAMESRQPVFSPPMPLLDGARGFILAVPIYRNGRFEGEVVGTFRGADFLSNLNLPAVTDRYDETVLGSGKSLLPGPSQTPGPPHDRPTIVTAFNLAGVQWAVQVTPREAVVIDRLRSGRAGFWTIGILLALLAGAGGGAAVHYASRLALRVRTQDEALRQARQRLDGAKQQLIQAEKLSALGELVAGVAHELNNPLAAVMGYVQLLLTRELPTDVTRRLETVSTEAERMARIVKNLLTFARKHPPEKRHLGLNGIIEKTLELKAYHFRVNHIEVETALAPALPMTMLDFHQVQQVLINLLNNSEQAMSERGKDGRIRIQTRAAEGRIEARITDTGPGIGPDAQRHIFEPFFTTKKEGKGTGLGLSMCYGIMQEHGGGIRFESEPGRGTTFILDFPVAAPVGEPVKPAGGETGAGRRLSILVVDDEPSVSDFMVDLLTSRGHRVNTAADVPEALLKIARDELDMIISDMNMPRGTGLDIYRAVLAKRPPLAKRIVFMSGSGTTQDTQQFLRETGIQLMAKPCSIVDIERAIERVTRPESPSSSVD